A genomic window from Triplophysa dalaica isolate WHDGS20190420 chromosome 24, ASM1584641v1, whole genome shotgun sequence includes:
- the commd4 gene encoding COMM domain-containing protein 4, translating to MRFRFCGDLDCPDWVLAEISTLARVSSVKMKLLCVQVIKDLLDEGIDYDKVSKLTSDAKFESGDVKASIGVLSFILSSAAKHDVDGESLSSELQQLGLPKEHTTGLCKSYEDKHNALQEKLRESSLRLGHLEAVNWRVDYTLSSSELKEVNEPTVQLRLQAQNPETDSIETTVVSITADKFRVLLTELKQAQAIMNSLQ from the exons atg CGGTTCCGATTTTGCGGAGATCTGGATTGTCCTGACTGGGTCCTTGCAGAAATAAGCACACTAGCAAGAGTA TCTAGTGTCAAGATGAAACTTCTCTGTGTGCAAGTCATTAAAGATCTTCTTGATGAGGGCATCGAT tATGACAAAGTTTCAAAACTGACATCAGACGCTAAATTTG AGAGTGGAGATGTCAAAGCCAGTATTGGCGTCCTGAGTTTTATTTTGTCTAGTGCTGCAAAGCATGATGTAGATGGGGAATCTCTCTCTAGTGAACTACAGCAACTTGGCCTACCCAAAG aGCACACCACAGGATTGTGTAAATCATATGAGGATAAGCACAATGCTCTACAGGAGAAGCTAAGAGAGAGCAGTCTACGCT TGGGTCATCTAGAAGCGGTGAACTGGAGGGTGGATTACACCCTGAGCTCCAGTGAATTAAAGGAAGTCAATGAACCCACCGTTCAGCTCAGGCTTCAGGCACAGAACCCAGAGACAGACTCAATAGAGACCACTGTTGTCTCCATCACAGCTGACAAATTCAGAGTACTGTTAACAG aactCAAGCAAGCACAGGCTATCATGAATTCGCTGCAGTGA
- the neil1 gene encoding endonuclease 8-like 1 has product MPEGPELHLATLFVNRVCEGVVFTGAVEKSEVSKCPEVPFCCDAYRIKAQSRGKETRLTLTPIKNDGDEKSKVDKNQSQLPMDVVFRFGMSGFFRFTTVDELPKHAHLRFYTNETPRKALSFVDPRRFGGWQPNGSWQADRGPCIIFEYQSFRENVLSNLSDKAFDRPICEVLLNQKYFNGVGNYLRAEILYRSQIPPFVNARTVLQGLELKDEDKKKVKAEISITESADTIKIETETPDLLSLCHTLPLEVVKLGGKGYDPQTSDYSKIIAWMQCYGVDGMKSIRDRNGRTMWFKGDPGPMAPKGKIRNVGGKRKVQKSDHDYTDSKKAKKKRAGDVANKKPVKRKEIKNIKEETKTSRSQRCLKRQKNDEKAIDVEETKRPNTRRSGTAGTMGQNKKQVIESQTPNKAATYRKRTTKGKSKRKSSQGRNT; this is encoded by the exons ATGCCAGAAGGTCCCGAGCTCCATTTGGCCACACTGTTCGTCAACAGGGTTTGTGAGGGTGTTGTGTTTACTGGTGCTGTGGAGAAATCAGAAGTAAGCAAATGTCCCGAGGTGCCGTTCTGCTGCGACGCCTATCGCATCAAAGCCCAGTCCAGAGGAAAGGAGACACGTCTCACGCTCACGCCCATAAAAAACGATGGCGACGAAAAAAGCAAGGTTGACAAAAATCAATCCCAGCTGCCCATGGATGTGGTTTTCCGGTTTGGAATGTCTGGGTTTTTCCGATTCACCACGGTGGATGAACTTCCGAAACACGCGCACCTGCGGTTCTACACAAATGAGACCCCACGCAAGGCTCTGAGTTTTGTGGATCCGCGCAGATTTGGAGGCTGGCAACCAAATGGAAGTTGGCAAGCAGACAGGGGACCCTGTATCATATTTGAATACCAAAGCTTCAG agagaATGTTCTTTCAAATCTGTCCGACAAGGCCTTTGACAGGCCCATCTGTGAAGTGCTCTTAAATCAGAAGTATTTCAACGGGGTCGGAAACTATCTTCGAGCAGAAATTTTGTACAG ATCACAAATTCCCCCGTTCGTGAATGCCAGGACAGTACTTCAGGGACTCGAGCTAAAAGACGAAGATAAAAAGAAGGTCAAAGCGGAAATCTCAATTACCGAG TCCGCAGATACAATAAAGATTGAAACCGAGACCCCGGatcttctctctctgtgtcacaCTCTTCCATTAGAGGTGGTCAAACTGG GTGGAAAAGGTTATGACCCCCAAACGTCGGATTATTCGAAAATTATAGCCTGGATGCAATGTTACGGTGTCGATGGAATGAAATCAATAAGAGACCGCAACGGACGGACGATGTGGTTTAAA GGTGATCCTGGTCCTATGGCCCCCAAAGGTAAAATTAGAAATGTGGGAGGAAAAAGGAAAGTACAGAAGAGTGATCATGATTACACGGATTCAAAG AAAGCCAAGAAGAAACGCGCAGGCGATGTAGCAAATAAAAAGCCTGTTAAGCGAAAGGAGATCAAAAATATAAAGGAGGAAACAAAGACATCCAGGTCACAGCGTTGcttaaaaagacagaaaaatgatgaaaagGCGATTGACGTAGAAGAAACCAAAAGACCAAACACACGCAGGAGCGGAACAGCAG GAACTATGGGCCAAAATAAGAAGCAAGTGATCGAAAGTCAAACCCCAAATAAAGCTGCCACCTACAGGAAACGCACCACAAAAG GAAAGTCAAAGCGGAAAAGCAGCCAAGGTCGTAACACATGA